From the genome of Alicyclobacillus sp. SO9:
TGGCGCAATCGGACTCACTGTATACGGAGCTCACGGCTATGGAAAACTTGAAGTTTTTTGCCTCCCTCTATGGCCTAAAGGGAAGTGCTAAACAACTGCGCATAAACGAGGTACTGGAATTAGTGCAATTGTCCGATGCCAAAAAGCAGCTTGTATCCGCCTACTCAGGCGGCATGAAACGGCGGTTATCCCTCGCTATATCCTTGCTCCATCGACCTCGAATTTTAATTCTGGATGAGCCCACCGTAGGTATCGATCCCGTTTTACGCCTCTCCATCTGGCACGAACTCCACACTATGAGTGAGACAGGTACCACAATTATTGTCACCACGCACGTCATGGACGAGGCAGAGAAGTGTGACAGGTTGGGGATGATTCGGGATGGGGAGTTGATTGCAGCGGGATCGCCAGAAAAGATGAAACAAGAAACAAACAGTGCATCCATTGAGGAAGCATTCCTCTACTACGGAGGTGTTCCGAAATGAGGGTATTCGCACTGGTTGCACGCATCTGGCATCAGTTTTTGCACGACAAGCGAACAATCGCCCTGATGCTTCTCGCGCCGATTCTTATCTTGACCTTGATTTCACTTGTCTTCAATGGCAACACGTATCATCCCAAAATCGGTGTTGTAAACGTTCCACCCCCCATCAAGCAAAGCTTGATTCAGCAAAAGGTACAGGTATCGTCCTACGCAACTGCTAAGAATGCCATGGAAGCCCTGAAGTCTCAACGGCTAGATGCTTACATCAGTGGCGGTGACGGCAGACCAACTGTTGTGTTGGAGGGCAGCGATCCTTCCAAAAACAAAGCAGTAATTCTTACTGTGCAAAAATCGCTGCAGATCCTCTCTGGAAACTCGGCGTCACAAGTACTGCCAAAAATACAGTACTTGTACGGGTCTGGTGACATGTCCTCTTTTGACAACTTTGGACCTGTGCTGATTGGCTTTTTTGCCTTCTTCTTTGTCTTTCTTGTTGCAGGAATTTCTTTTCTCAAAGAAAGAACCACAGGCACCTTAGAGCGCCTCATCGCCACACCCATTCGGCGATGGGAAATCGTCGCCGGGTACGTCGTGGGATTTGGTGTGTTCACTGCCATTCAAGCGATTTTAATTGCCTGGTTTTCAGTAGACGTGCTCGGTATGATGATGAACGGGCAACTCGTCTCATTGCTTGTCGTGACGCTGCTTCTGTCTATGAGCGCCCTCACATTAGGCATCTTTCTATCTTCCTTTGCAAACTCCGAGTTTGAGATGATGCAGTTTATTCCGCTCGTTATCGTTCCTCAGGTTTTCTTTTCCGGGCTGCTGAATATGGATAGCATGGCGACGTGGCTTAGATGGTTAAGCAAACTGATGCCGCTGTACTATGGAGCAGATGCCATGAGGAACATTATGATTCGAGGACAGGGCCTTCTCTCTTTGAAAAGGGATCTGATTGTTTTGCTGGCATTTTCAGTTGTTTTTATGACACTAAACGTCATCGCGCTACGTAAATACCGAAAAGTGTAGCACGTTTTTTGATAAACTAAACCAATGTAAGTACTATGCGGCATACGACCAGACAAACAATTAAGCGAAACCCGGAATTTACAAAAGGAGACCAAGCGCTAACATGGAAGAGTGGGTGTCCTCTCTGATTGAGAGCAATAAGGAAGTCAAAATGACAGAAAAGCAAGCAAAGATAATCGAAGCTGCCGTGGAAATGTTTGCGGAACAGGGGTATTCGGCAACTTCGACAAGCCAGATTGCCCGCAAGGCTGGAGTGGCCGAAGGTACCATTTTCCGTCACTACAAGACGAAAAAGGATCTCCTCATCTCCATCCTTGCTCCCACTCTATCGAAGTTTTTTGGCCCCTTTGTTATCCGAAACTTTAAAAAGGTTGTAGACACGGACTATGAGAACTTCGAAGACTTTCTACGGGCTCTCATGCGCAACCGATTGGAGTTTGCAGTAAAGAACGCAGCTGCACTCAAAATTCTGATTCACGAACTGCCTTTCCATCCCGAACTGAGAGCCGAGTTTACGGATCACCTGTTTCCGCGGGTATCTGGGCGGCTAGAGTTTATCATTCA
Proteins encoded in this window:
- a CDS encoding ABC transporter permease; amino-acid sequence: MRVFALVARIWHQFLHDKRTIALMLLAPILILTLISLVFNGNTYHPKIGVVNVPPPIKQSLIQQKVQVSSYATAKNAMEALKSQRLDAYISGGDGRPTVVLEGSDPSKNKAVILTVQKSLQILSGNSASQVLPKIQYLYGSGDMSSFDNFGPVLIGFFAFFFVFLVAGISFLKERTTGTLERLIATPIRRWEIVAGYVVGFGVFTAIQAILIAWFSVDVLGMMMNGQLVSLLVVTLLLSMSALTLGIFLSSFANSEFEMMQFIPLVIVPQVFFSGLLNMDSMATWLRWLSKLMPLYYGADAMRNIMIRGQGLLSLKRDLIVLLAFSVVFMTLNVIALRKYRKV
- a CDS encoding TetR/AcrR family transcriptional regulator, encoding MEEWVSSLIESNKEVKMTEKQAKIIEAAVEMFAEQGYSATSTSQIARKAGVAEGTIFRHYKTKKDLLISILAPTLSKFFGPFVIRNFKKVVDTDYENFEDFLRALMRNRLEFAVKNAAALKILIHELPFHPELRAEFTDHLFPRVSGRLEFIIQHFQERGELIELPPFTLMRMAASTMAGYILTRAVIMPESEWNDEEEIERVVQFIMHGLTPH
- a CDS encoding ABC transporter ATP-binding protein yields the protein MTKSVEVRHVHRTFGKKVVLRDISLDVDKAQIFGLLGPSGSGKTTLVRLIAGLDKPTAGTVSVSGVLMPKLSMLRTIGYMAQSDSLYTELTAMENLKFFASLYGLKGSAKQLRINEVLELVQLSDAKKQLVSAYSGGMKRRLSLAISLLHRPRILILDEPTVGIDPVLRLSIWHELHTMSETGTTIIVTTHVMDEAEKCDRLGMIRDGELIAAGSPEKMKQETNSASIEEAFLYYGGVPK